A DNA window from Impatiens glandulifera chromosome 7, dImpGla2.1, whole genome shotgun sequence contains the following coding sequences:
- the LOC124945704 gene encoding annexin D3 — MATIRVPDLVPSPTEDCETLNKAFKGWGTDEKAIISLLGRRNTDQRRKIRETYQQIYKKSLIDELISELSGDFGKAMILWTYDPPERDARLANKALKSKKKDIKHFQVIVEIACANSPHHLMAVRQIYCSLFECSLEEDIAATVSLPLRKILVGLVTSYRYDGQAVNTNIANVEAGQLYDFVKRKQLDNDDLVWILSTRNHFQLSETFKCYKLKYGNSIEKDIVKCGKSTLESLVKTVVQCLDAPEKHFSEVIRASIVGFGTDEDSLTRAIVMRAEIDMMKVRGMYFIKNKTSLDNAVIGDTSGYYMDFLMTLLGANI, encoded by the exons atGGCTACAATCCGAGTCCCTGACCTAGTTCCTTCCCCAACCGAAGACTGTGAAACTCTCAACAAAGCATTCAAAG GATGGGGTACCGACGAAAAGGCAATAATTTCATTATTGGGTCGAAGAAATACAGATCAGAGGAGAAAAATTAGAGAAACTTATCAACAGATTTACAAAAAATCTCTCATTGATGAACTTATTTCCGAGCTTTCTGGTGATTTTGGG aaagcaatgatCTTATGGACTTATGATCCTCCTGAAAGAGATGCTAGATTGGCAAATAAAGCtttgaaatcaaagaagaaaGATATAAAACATTTTCAGGTAATAGTTGAAATAGCTTGTGCCAATTCTCCTCACCATTTAATGGCTGTGAGACAGATTTATTGTTCTCTCTTCGAATGTTCACTTGAAGAAGATATCGCTGCAACTGTCTCTTTACCTCTTAGAAAG ATTCTTGTGGGTTTAGTAACGTCGTATCGTTACGACGGGCAAGCGGTGAATACAAACATAGCGAATGTTGAAGCAGGAcaattatatgattttgttaagAGAAAGCAATTGGATAATGATGATCTTGTTTGGATATTGAGCACAAGGAATCATTTTCAGCTTAGTGAAACGTTCAAGTGTTACAAACTGAAATATGGGAATTCGATAGAGAAG GATATTGTTAAATGTGGAAAGAGCACTTTGGAATCCTTAGTGAAGACGGTTGTCCAGTGTTTAGATGCCCCCGAGAAACATTTTTCCGAG GTCATTAGAGCTTCGATAGTTGGTTTTGGTACCGACGAGGATTCCTTAACCAGAGCAATAGTGATGAGAGCGGAGATCGACATGATGAAGGTTCGGGGAATGTATTTCATCAAGAACAAAACAAGCCTTGATAATGCGGTTATTGGAGACACTTCCGGATACTACATGGACTTCTTGATGACACTACTCGGAGCTAATATATGA